A stretch of DNA from bacterium:
GAGAAGAAGGTCAACATCATGGTGGTGGACGACGAGGAAATCGTCCGGGCTTCGTTGACCAGCTGGCTCGAGGAGGACGGGTACCGCGTGGAGGCCGTGGAGAGCGGCAGGAAGGCGATGGAACGCCTCCCCGAGAGGGAGTGGGACCTGATGCTGGTGGATCTGAAGATGCCCGGGATGGACGGAATCCAGCTGATGGACGAGGTCCACAAGACGGCGCCCGAGATGCTGGTCATCATCATGACGGCCTACGCGACGGTCGACACCGCCGTGAAGGCGATGAAGAAGGGGGCCTACGACTATTTCGTCAAACCGTTCAACCCCGACGACATCTCCCTGACGATCCGGAAGATCGTGGACCATCACAAGCTCGTCCGGGAGAACCTGTTTTTGCGGAAAGAGCTCAAGAAGCGGTACAAACTGAGGGATATGATCAGCAAGAACGAGAAGATGCTGGAGATCTTCGACCTGGCGCGTACCGTCGCGAAGAGCAGCTCGACGGTCCTCATCCAGGGCGAGAGCGGGACGGGGAAAGAGCTTCTCGCGCGGGCGATCCACGACGAAANNNNNNNNNNACGAAAGCCCCAGGATGGACGCGCCGTTCATCACCGTGTCCTGCGCATCCCTCACGGAAAGCCTGCTGGAAAGCGAGCTCTTCGGGCACGAAAAGGGCGCCTTCACGGGCGCCACCGTCCTCAACAGGGGGAAGCTGGAGCTCGCCAAGGACGGGACCCTCTTCCTGGACGAGATCGGGGACATCAGCCTGAAGCTGCAGATGGACCTACTCCGCGTCCTTGAGGAAAGGGAGTTCCGACGGGTCGGGGGATCGGAACTGATCCCAATCAACTCGCGGATCATCGCCGCCACGAACCGGGACCTTGCGGCCGCCATCGCGGAGGAGCGCTTCCGCGCCGACCTCTACTATCGCCTGAACGTCATCTCCATCCACATCCCGCCGTTGCGGGAGAGGAGGGAGGACATTCCGCTCCTGGTCGACCACTTCATCGAGAAATTCAACATCGA
This window harbors:
- a CDS encoding response regulator; the protein is EKKVNIMVVDDEEIVRASLTSWLEEDGYRVEAVESGRKAMERLPEREWDLMLVDLKMPGMDGIQLMDEVHKTAPEMLVIIMTAYATVDTAVKAMKKGAYDYFVKPFNPDDISLTIRKIVDHHKLVRENLFLRKELKKRYKLRDMISKNEKMLEIFDLARTVAKSSSTVLIQGESGTGKELLARAIHDE
- a CDS encoding sigma-54 dependent transcriptional regulator, yielding ESPRMDAPFITVSCASLTESLLESELFGHEKGAFTGATVLNRGKLELAKDGTLFLDEIGDISLKLQMDLLRVLEEREFRRVGGSELIPINSRIIAATNRDLAAAIAEERFRADLYYRLNVISIHIPPLRERREDIPLLVDHFIEKFNIEMGKEIRGISEGAVRTLMSNDWPGNARELRNVIERAVVVAKGNIVTEADISLPSVPSGADHRTKSLEEIEKAHIRVVLNENQWNIVRSALVLGIDRVTLYNKIKKFGLKKEGVAPKE